A genome region from Macrotis lagotis isolate mMagLag1 chromosome 4, bilby.v1.9.chrom.fasta, whole genome shotgun sequence includes the following:
- the LOC141522934 gene encoding LOW QUALITY PROTEIN: rho GTPase-activating protein 32-like (The sequence of the model RefSeq protein was modified relative to this genomic sequence to represent the inferred CDS: substituted 1 base at 1 genomic stop codon), whose protein sequence is MLKIAESSKRMRTERPKAIGFVKLEIIGGQLQNQHQSLYCPTDSHPRGPAPPLIQQVQLLGLQSPSSSSAASLISFKRFVSCEHIPDLKKEPYVQDIHSVASLCKLYFRELPNLLLTYSQXVVADLEDAVSAATDEEWLIKIHDVIQQLPLPFSRTLEFLMKHLSLIADYCSITNIHAKNLAIVWAPNLLRSKQIESACFSGTAAFVEVGIQSMVVEFILNHVDVLFNYKINAVIQDGAGSLSRPKSLMVSSSCTKLMTLEEAQARTQAQVSSPTVSDNKYIKVGEGPPALQGKFHTIIEFPLERKRPPNKIKKSPVGSWSSFFNLGKSSSVSKQKLQRNESEPSDIKPMALKGSRAGGTLRSAKSEESLISLHAVDGKNERAIAHDSSQHLIPVSSVSLIPPPLPPKNVARMLALALAESAQQASTQSLKRPGNSHVGCPNDGDTAVATPEDKQSNF, encoded by the exons ggggacagctccaGAACCAGCACCAGAGCCTCTACTGCCCCACAGACTCACACCCCCgaggtccagccccacctctgatccagcaggtccagctcttgggcctTCAGAGTCCCAGTTCCAGttcagctgctagtctg atttcttttaagaggtttgtttcatgtgaacATATTCCCGACCTGAAGAAAGAACCTTATGTTCAAGATATACATTCTGTTGCTTCCCTTTGTAAGCTGTATTTTCGAGAACTCCCAAACCTTCTTCTCACTTATTCTCAGTAAGTCGTTGCTGATTTGGAA GATGCAGTTTCTGCAGCAACAGATGAAGAATGGCTAATAAAAATTCATGATGTCATCCAACAACTCCCCCTCC cattttccagaaCATTGGAGTTCTTAATGAAACACTTGTCCCTTATAGCTGATTATTGTTCCATCACAAATATACATGCCAAGAACCTTGCAATTGTTTGGGCTCCAAATCTTCTAAG ATCAAAACAGATAGAATCTGCTTGCTTCAGTGGGACAGCTGCCTTCGTGGAAGTGGGAATTCAGTCAATGGTGGTCGAATTTATTCTTAATCATGTGGATGTTCTCTTCAATTACAAAATTAATGCAGTCATTCAGGATGGGGCAG GTTCTCTTTCAAGGCCCAAGTCCTTGATGGTATCCTCTTCATGCACCAAACTAATGACTTTGGAGGAAGCCCAGGCAAGAACACAAGCTCAGGTCAGCTCTCCAACTGTGTCCGACAACAAATATATCAAAGTGGGAGAAGGGCCTCCTGCACTTCAAGGAAAATTCCACACTATAATTGAGTTCCCTCTTGAAAG GAAAAGACccccaaacaaaataaagaaatctcCTGTGGGCAGTTGGAGTTCCTTtttcaatttaggaaaatcatcaTCTGTTTCTAAGCAGAAACTTCAGCGTAATGAGAGTGAGCCTTCAGATATCAAACCAATGGCTCTGAAAG GGAGCCGGGCAGGAGGAACCCTTCGCTCAGCTAAAAGTGAagaatctctcatttctcttcatgCAGTTGATGGTAAGAATGAAA GAGCAATTGCCCATGACTCCTCTCAGCATCTCATTCCTGTCAGTTCTGTCTCTCTTATCCCACCACCACTGCCTCCGAAAAATGTCGCCCGTATGTTGGCCTTAGCATTGGCAGAATCTGCACAGCAAGCTTCAACTCAGTCATTGAAGAGACCAGGGAATTCTCATGTTGGTTGTCCAAATGATGGAGACACTGCAGTGGCAACACCTGAAGATAAACAGTCcaatttttaa